One Georgenia wutianyii DNA segment encodes these proteins:
- a CDS encoding GntR family transcriptional regulator: protein MRTTSVPAPTSGETYRPMVNLDRASPVPLYHQISSVLQAAIVSGELAPHARIENELAMADRLQVSRPTARRALQELVDKGLLVRKRGVGTEVAPEIIRRPVELTSLHDDLAAAGREPRTDVLDYEVRPADAETAARLGISPGQDVVHVRRLRYADGEPLALLTNDIRADLAPGREELEHEGLYAALRERGVRLRLAHQTIGARQATAAEARVLHEPARAAVLTMERVAIADTDTVVEVGTHIYRASRYTFQTSLVAR, encoded by the coding sequence ATGCGGACCACGTCGGTGCCCGCCCCCACGTCCGGGGAGACCTATCGTCCGATGGTCAACCTCGACCGCGCCAGCCCGGTGCCGCTCTACCACCAGATCTCCTCGGTGCTCCAGGCGGCCATCGTCTCCGGTGAGCTCGCGCCGCACGCGCGCATCGAGAACGAGCTGGCGATGGCCGACCGCCTCCAGGTCTCCCGCCCGACCGCGCGCCGGGCGCTCCAGGAGCTCGTCGACAAGGGACTGCTCGTCCGCAAGCGGGGCGTGGGCACCGAGGTGGCCCCGGAGATCATCCGCCGCCCGGTCGAGCTCACCAGCCTCCACGACGACCTCGCAGCCGCGGGCCGCGAGCCGCGCACCGACGTGCTCGACTACGAGGTGCGCCCGGCCGACGCGGAGACCGCCGCCCGGCTCGGCATCAGCCCCGGGCAGGACGTCGTCCATGTGCGCCGGCTGCGCTACGCGGACGGTGAGCCGCTCGCGCTGCTCACCAACGACATCCGCGCCGACCTCGCCCCCGGGCGCGAGGAGCTCGAGCACGAGGGCCTGTACGCCGCGCTGCGCGAGCGCGGCGTGCGGCTGCGCCTCGCGCACCAGACGATCGGCGCCCGGCAGGCGACCGCCGCCGAGGCGCGCGTCCTCCACGAGCCGGCGCGCGCCGCCGTCCTCACGATGGAGCGGGTGGCGATCGCGGACACGGACACCGTCGTCGAGGTCGGCACGCACATCTACCGGGCCTCCCGGTACACGTTCCAGACCAGCCTCGTCGCCCGCTGA
- a CDS encoding PIG-L family deacetylase, with translation MAAAALAALALGAVVPTAAGDTAPPPLTVGEPSIATEVSPNKIDVMGIWAHPDDDAGFTTPCGVWNDRYGVECGIIMLTRGEGGSNSVGDEAGPALGLRRENEDRASHYRSGTVDIYNIDAVDFFYNTSAALTEEVWGSERVQRQVVHVIRQTQPEILTGFSPSLAVGHGNHQYAGRVVWEAAQMAADPNAFPEQLTGPDAVDVWQVKMVTSGASTQGEGGTNGPSCNAGFVPAPTNPFTVVGTWSGYPSPYTWLPGNVQGQEPGTAQTWAQVGREGNRAHPTQARVKHTGIWEPQCLRYGIAHSEVPFQPNGSPENARDDAILFGSVIPDPGGMPLGSTFSFAADEVQAPGVPFEVTVESRAGAGTVAAGEVTLTVPAGWEVSAPQPLGPVTSAADASATFTVTPAADAATGRYRLAASFDNGTVTAYNDMRVDLVPGVEGRFERWGNFSEYDEWAETFTGVGGRSAAESRIGAGESVTVPVVVTNRTTVPQDGEVTLTAPAPFTVEPASVPFTGLAPGAQTTVGLTLTHTDPAAPGGQTVDLPITTTAGGVTSTENLRMYVVPTTVVPGAADAPVVDGQPDDGYGEPIDIGRRWEGAACEPDGTDCGAGSYARLAWSGDDLYVLAHVVDDVASAAATPERCFGHWLVDSVEVLLDPQATSRDTSTTFKSGILPFTDDPTGAAGQGPDGPCWSRDADNHQGFSSGPLADTVEQGPNSPGQEVAVSVTRGPDGGYEGGSYTVETRIPLANLPAAVGPTSAAPTGDAATNDVDPQFLGLNVTPYDADNQDFIGDTRTAWSPFGSQQSEPYRWGHAYLQGYTPPADRPTEPAEPIIPDTALMGVESPQTIYQSAVRGVTISGLPASDALTVSDVTIGNPSVTLTLESSVPGTVRAFVWTGDLEMVPVWVSSCEGDELGFSACSEADGAAAPWAPDMGGRLLGAGSTEVGPGTGTLSVELDADALEDLRADGSVLVSFQAADGADRQAAGDVTLQATGGGVNAWYFPVVEAEVPTEEPPTDAPTDDPTDDPSGGATVAPTADPADPPAAGPGRLPSTGADVGVVALVALALALVGGAATLLVRRFRSTR, from the coding sequence ATGGCCGCAGCCGCGCTGGCCGCGCTGGCACTGGGAGCCGTCGTCCCGACGGCGGCCGGTGACACCGCGCCGCCACCGCTGACGGTGGGGGAACCCTCGATCGCCACCGAGGTCTCACCGAACAAGATCGACGTCATGGGCATCTGGGCCCACCCGGACGACGACGCCGGGTTCACCACGCCGTGCGGCGTCTGGAACGACCGCTACGGCGTGGAGTGCGGGATCATCATGCTCACCCGCGGGGAGGGCGGCTCGAACTCCGTCGGCGACGAGGCCGGCCCCGCGCTCGGCCTGCGGCGCGAGAACGAGGACCGCGCCTCCCACTACCGCTCCGGCACCGTCGACATCTACAACATCGACGCCGTCGACTTCTTCTACAACACCTCCGCCGCCCTCACCGAGGAGGTGTGGGGCTCCGAGCGCGTCCAGCGCCAGGTCGTCCACGTCATCCGCCAGACCCAGCCGGAGATCCTCACCGGCTTCTCGCCCTCCCTGGCCGTGGGCCACGGCAACCACCAGTACGCCGGGCGGGTCGTCTGGGAGGCGGCCCAGATGGCCGCCGACCCGAACGCCTTCCCCGAGCAGCTCACCGGGCCGGACGCCGTGGACGTGTGGCAGGTCAAGATGGTCACCTCCGGCGCCTCGACGCAGGGCGAGGGCGGCACGAACGGGCCGAGCTGCAACGCCGGCTTCGTCCCCGCCCCGACCAACCCGTTCACCGTCGTCGGGACGTGGAGCGGCTACCCCTCGCCCTACACGTGGCTGCCGGGCAACGTCCAGGGCCAGGAGCCCGGCACCGCGCAGACCTGGGCGCAGGTGGGTCGCGAGGGCAACCGTGCCCACCCCACCCAGGCGCGCGTCAAGCACACCGGGATCTGGGAGCCGCAGTGCCTGCGCTACGGCATCGCGCACTCCGAGGTGCCCTTCCAGCCCAACGGCTCCCCGGAGAACGCCCGCGACGACGCGATCCTCTTCGGCTCGGTCATCCCCGACCCCGGCGGCATGCCACTCGGGTCGACCTTCTCCTTCGCGGCCGACGAGGTCCAGGCGCCCGGCGTCCCGTTCGAGGTGACCGTCGAGAGCCGCGCCGGTGCCGGCACCGTCGCCGCCGGGGAGGTCACCCTCACCGTCCCCGCCGGCTGGGAGGTCTCCGCGCCGCAGCCGCTCGGCCCCGTGACGAGCGCCGCGGACGCGAGCGCCACCTTCACCGTGACCCCCGCCGCCGACGCCGCGACCGGGCGCTACCGGCTGGCCGCCAGCTTCGACAACGGCACGGTCACCGCGTACAACGACATGCGCGTGGACCTCGTCCCGGGCGTCGAGGGTCGCTTCGAGCGCTGGGGCAACTTCTCGGAGTACGACGAGTGGGCCGAGACGTTCACGGGCGTCGGCGGCCGGTCCGCGGCCGAGAGCCGGATCGGCGCGGGGGAGTCGGTGACGGTGCCCGTCGTCGTCACCAACCGCACGACCGTCCCGCAGGACGGTGAGGTCACGCTCACCGCGCCCGCGCCGTTCACGGTCGAGCCCGCGTCGGTGCCCTTCACCGGCCTCGCGCCGGGGGCGCAGACGACCGTCGGGCTCACCCTCACCCACACCGACCCCGCCGCACCCGGCGGGCAGACCGTGGACCTGCCGATCACGACGACGGCGGGCGGGGTGACGAGCACCGAGAACCTGCGGATGTACGTCGTGCCGACCACCGTCGTCCCCGGCGCCGCGGACGCGCCCGTCGTCGACGGGCAGCCCGACGACGGCTACGGCGAGCCGATCGACATCGGCCGCCGCTGGGAGGGTGCGGCCTGCGAGCCCGACGGCACCGACTGCGGCGCCGGCAGCTACGCCCGCCTCGCCTGGTCGGGCGACGACCTCTACGTCCTGGCCCACGTCGTCGACGACGTCGCGAGCGCGGCGGCCACCCCCGAGCGCTGCTTCGGGCACTGGCTCGTCGACTCGGTCGAGGTGCTCCTCGACCCGCAGGCGACGTCCCGCGACACCTCGACGACGTTCAAGTCCGGCATCCTGCCCTTCACCGACGACCCGACCGGCGCCGCCGGCCAGGGCCCGGACGGGCCGTGCTGGAGCCGCGACGCCGACAACCACCAGGGCTTCTCCTCCGGTCCGCTCGCGGACACGGTCGAGCAGGGCCCGAACTCGCCCGGGCAGGAGGTCGCGGTGAGCGTGACCCGTGGCCCGGACGGTGGCTACGAGGGCGGCTCCTACACGGTGGAGACGAGGATCCCGCTCGCCAACCTGCCCGCCGCCGTCGGCCCGACGAGCGCGGCGCCCACGGGCGACGCGGCGACCAACGACGTCGACCCGCAGTTCCTCGGGCTCAACGTCACGCCCTACGACGCGGACAACCAGGACTTCATCGGCGACACCCGCACGGCGTGGTCGCCCTTCGGGAGCCAGCAGTCCGAGCCCTACCGCTGGGGCCACGCGTACCTCCAGGGGTACACCCCGCCGGCCGACCGGCCCACGGAGCCGGCCGAGCCGATCATCCCGGACACCGCGCTCATGGGCGTGGAGTCCCCGCAGACGATCTACCAGTCCGCGGTGCGGGGCGTGACGATCTCGGGCCTGCCCGCGAGTGACGCGCTCACGGTGAGCGACGTGACCATCGGCAACCCGTCGGTGACGCTCACCCTGGAGTCCTCGGTGCCCGGCACCGTCCGCGCGTTCGTGTGGACGGGGGACCTCGAGATGGTCCCGGTCTGGGTGTCGAGCTGTGAGGGTGACGAGCTCGGCTTCTCCGCCTGCTCCGAGGCCGACGGCGCAGCGGCGCCGTGGGCACCGGACATGGGCGGACGCCTCCTCGGCGCCGGGAGCACCGAGGTCGGCCCCGGGACCGGCACGCTGAGCGTGGAGCTCGACGCCGACGCGCTGGAGGACCTGCGCGCCGACGGCTCGGTCCTCGTGTCCTTCCAGGCCGCCGACGGGGCGGACCGCCAGGCCGCGGGCGACGTGACGCTCCAGGCCACCGGTGGCGGGGTCAACGCGTGGTACTTCCCGGTCGTCGAGGCCGAGGTGCCCACGGAGGAGCCCCCGACCGACGCGCCCACCGACGACCCGACGGACGACCCGAGCGGCGGCGCCACGGTTGCGCCCACGGCAGACCCGGCCGACCCGCCGGCCGCCGGGCCGGGCCGCCTGCCGTCCACCGGTGCGGACGTCGGCGTCGTCGCGCTGGTCGCGCTCGCGCTGGCGCTGGTCGGGGGCGCGGCGACGCTCCTCGTCCGCCGCTTCCGCAGCACCCGCTGA
- a CDS encoding carbohydrate ABC transporter permease — protein sequence MRVSTGERLGNYVILIVFAAFALTPIVAIILTALGPETPQDAATGDPLHLENFARAWEQGRFSEYMTNSVLIAALVVTSATVLSIMAGYAFGAFEFRGSQVLFYTFLIGIMIPTEAIVVPLFFDFQAVGLTNTIWAIALPQIAQSVAFGTFWMRAYFRGANRSIIEAARLDGAGHHRVLWQVLIPVARPAVVTLVLLTFMWTWNEFLIPLVMSPNAQLRTAPLGLALFQGQYTQGTVLLAAGAVLVALPMVVLYLFLQRHFIRGMLEGAVKD from the coding sequence ATGAGGGTCTCCACCGGGGAGCGCCTGGGCAACTACGTCATCCTCATCGTCTTCGCCGCGTTCGCGCTGACGCCGATCGTCGCGATCATCCTCACCGCGCTCGGGCCCGAGACCCCGCAGGACGCCGCCACCGGCGACCCGCTGCACCTGGAGAACTTCGCCCGCGCCTGGGAGCAGGGCCGCTTCAGCGAGTACATGACGAACTCGGTGCTCATCGCGGCCCTCGTCGTCACGAGCGCGACGGTGCTGTCGATCATGGCCGGCTACGCCTTCGGCGCGTTCGAGTTCCGCGGCTCGCAGGTGCTCTTCTACACCTTCCTCATCGGCATCATGATCCCGACCGAGGCGATCGTCGTCCCGCTGTTCTTCGACTTCCAGGCGGTCGGCCTGACGAACACGATCTGGGCGATCGCCCTGCCGCAGATCGCGCAGTCGGTCGCCTTCGGGACGTTCTGGATGCGCGCCTACTTCCGCGGCGCCAACCGCTCGATCATCGAGGCCGCCCGCCTCGACGGCGCCGGGCACCACCGCGTGCTGTGGCAGGTGCTCATCCCCGTGGCGCGGCCCGCCGTCGTCACCCTCGTCCTCCTCACGTTCATGTGGACGTGGAACGAGTTCCTCATCCCGCTCGTCATGTCGCCCAACGCCCAGCTGCGCACCGCCCCGCTCGGGCTGGCGCTCTTCCAGGGCCAGTACACCCAGGGCACCGTGCTGCTCGCCGCGGGCGCCGTGCTCGTCGCCCTGCCGATGGTCGTGCTCTACCTCTTCCTCCAGCGCCACTTCATCCGCGGGATGCTCGAGGGCGCGGTCAAGGACTGA
- a CDS encoding carbohydrate ABC transporter permease: MSAQPPKALRPRAARKGRPRARGRFGLTPYLFLAPAFVVYALFLLYPLGRSVQISLYDWDGLSLATFVGLENYVDVVADPKLREAFWHALVLIFFFAVLPVCIGLVLAAVLVRARVRGLAFFRTVVFLPQVIAMVVVAVAWRQIYAPDGLLNSALEAVGLGTLARGWLGDFTWALPAVGFIGTWVSTGLVTVLLMAGMARVPKDLYEAATLDGAGAVRTFFSISVPSVRAEIVVALTLTIIAALKTFDLVYVTTRGGPGTSTTVPSWAVFQRAFREGDVGSAAAVAVVLTALIFAINLAVNRIGERER, encoded by the coding sequence ATGAGCGCCCAGCCCCCGAAGGCTCTCCGCCCGCGGGCGGCCCGCAAGGGTCGCCCGCGGGCGCGGGGGCGCTTCGGGCTGACCCCCTACCTCTTCCTCGCGCCGGCCTTCGTGGTCTACGCGCTGTTCCTGCTCTACCCGCTGGGCCGGTCCGTGCAGATCTCCCTGTACGACTGGGACGGGCTGTCCCTGGCGACGTTCGTCGGCCTGGAGAACTACGTCGACGTCGTCGCCGACCCGAAGCTGCGCGAGGCCTTCTGGCACGCGCTCGTCCTCATCTTCTTCTTCGCCGTCCTGCCGGTGTGCATCGGGCTCGTGCTCGCGGCGGTGCTCGTGCGCGCCCGGGTGCGCGGGCTGGCGTTCTTCCGCACGGTCGTCTTCCTGCCGCAGGTCATCGCGATGGTCGTCGTCGCCGTCGCGTGGCGGCAGATCTACGCCCCCGACGGACTGCTCAACTCGGCGCTCGAGGCCGTGGGGCTGGGCACGCTCGCGCGCGGGTGGCTGGGCGACTTCACCTGGGCGCTGCCCGCCGTCGGGTTCATCGGCACATGGGTGTCGACCGGTCTGGTCACCGTGCTCCTCATGGCGGGCATGGCACGCGTGCCCAAGGACCTCTACGAGGCGGCGACCCTCGACGGCGCGGGCGCGGTGCGCACCTTCTTCTCCATCTCCGTGCCCTCGGTACGCGCGGAGATCGTCGTCGCGCTCACGCTGACGATCATCGCCGCCCTCAAGACCTTCGACCTCGTCTACGTCACCACCCGCGGCGGGCCCGGGACCTCGACGACGGTGCCCAGCTGGGCGGTATTCCAGCGCGCCTTCCGCGAGGGGGACGTGGGCTCGGCGGCCGCCGTCGCCGTCGTCCTCACCGCGCTCATCTTCGCCATCAACCTGGCGGTCAACCGGATCGGGGAGCGCGAGCGATGA
- a CDS encoding ABC transporter substrate-binding protein: MSPQRTRRRTVVLTTAVATLALAACTPGSGGSSDEDATDTASAPTADEVVTDISELGDVTLVVWDQEVRGGQNEQMEQLNAAFMEAYPNVTIDRVTQSNDDLTTTLRLALTGDDAPDVTQVNNSRSQMSQYVAAGQLLNLDPYAEAYGWAERFPDSVLQNTRYSEDGVTFGEGSVFGLPQVGEVVGIYYSKPKLEELGLEVPATWAEFGEQLATISEAGEAPLLLGNLDQWPAAHIFGPVQGAHVDPEEIRSLGFGNEGASWESDANLAAAEELASWVEAGYFNDGFNGADYDAVWQSFTEGEGVYLMAGSWLGPDIEAAMGEDVGFFAPPPVEEGAGKVTTGGTGIPFAVTSASENPDVGAAYIDFITSEDAMAVLAETGNMPVVETAEHMPDGGLQADIYAAYGEVVEDGALVPYLDWATPTMSETLGQNLQAFLGGQLDAAGLLAALETDYSEFVTSAE, from the coding sequence ATGAGTCCACAACGAACACGTCGTCGCACCGTCGTCCTCACCACTGCCGTCGCCACGCTCGCTCTGGCCGCGTGCACCCCCGGGAGCGGCGGGTCGAGTGACGAGGACGCCACCGACACCGCCTCCGCCCCCACCGCCGACGAGGTCGTCACCGACATCTCCGAGCTCGGCGACGTCACGCTCGTCGTGTGGGACCAGGAGGTCCGCGGCGGGCAGAACGAGCAGATGGAGCAGCTCAACGCCGCCTTCATGGAGGCCTACCCCAACGTCACCATCGACCGGGTGACCCAGTCCAACGACGACCTCACCACCACCCTGCGCCTCGCCCTCACCGGCGACGACGCGCCCGACGTCACGCAGGTGAACAACTCGCGCTCGCAGATGAGCCAGTACGTCGCCGCCGGCCAGCTGCTCAACCTCGACCCGTACGCCGAGGCGTACGGCTGGGCCGAGCGCTTCCCCGACTCCGTGCTGCAGAACACCCGCTACTCCGAGGACGGCGTGACCTTCGGCGAGGGCTCCGTCTTCGGCCTCCCGCAGGTCGGCGAGGTCGTGGGGATCTACTACTCCAAGCCCAAGCTCGAGGAGCTCGGCCTGGAGGTCCCGGCGACGTGGGCCGAGTTCGGTGAGCAGCTCGCGACGATCTCCGAGGCGGGCGAGGCCCCGCTGCTGCTCGGCAACCTCGACCAGTGGCCCGCCGCGCACATCTTCGGCCCCGTCCAGGGCGCGCACGTGGACCCCGAGGAGATCCGCTCGCTCGGCTTCGGCAACGAGGGCGCGAGCTGGGAGTCCGACGCGAACCTCGCCGCGGCCGAGGAGCTCGCCTCGTGGGTCGAGGCCGGCTACTTCAACGACGGCTTCAACGGCGCGGACTACGACGCCGTGTGGCAGTCGTTCACCGAGGGTGAGGGTGTCTACCTCATGGCCGGTTCCTGGCTCGGCCCGGACATCGAGGCCGCGATGGGCGAGGACGTCGGCTTCTTCGCCCCGCCGCCCGTCGAGGAGGGCGCCGGCAAGGTGACCACCGGTGGCACCGGCATCCCCTTCGCCGTCACCTCCGCCTCGGAGAACCCGGACGTCGGCGCCGCGTACATCGACTTCATCACGAGCGAGGACGCGATGGCCGTGCTCGCCGAGACCGGGAACATGCCGGTGGTCGAGACCGCGGAGCACATGCCCGACGGCGGCCTGCAGGCCGACATCTACGCCGCCTACGGCGAGGTCGTCGAGGACGGCGCGCTCGTGCCCTACCTCGACTGGGCCACGCCGACGATGAGCGAGACCCTCGGGCAGAACCTCCAGGCGTTCCTCGGCGGCCAGCTCGACGCCGCCGGCCTGCTCGCCGCCCTCGAGACCGACTACAGCGAGTTCGTGACCTCGGCGGAGTGA
- a CDS encoding PfkB family carbohydrate kinase, producing MTHEPGVQEAPVQEAAAQQPEVDVLDVFLSGPLFLDIVFSGLPSVPRPGTEVWASGMGSLPGGIANLAVAASRLGLATGLATGFGDDVYARWCWEILADEAIDLSRSVRLPQHTSVTVSLAYGGDRSMITHGHPLTLGYDELIGDPPPARAVIIDLDDERAEERWWRRAAAAGARVFADLGWDPTEKWDHSKLSALEDCYAFLPNAAEAMAYTRTDSAREAARALADRVPLVVVTMGHEGAIALDSATGEECHVPALDVDAVDPTGAGDVFLAAFARGSLLDWPLAQRLRFASLCSGLAVQALGGSLAAPGIGDLHDWWARLETARAEGDPAAAALHEHYRFLPDVLPARPGRVTRRADATFALESDL from the coding sequence GTGACCCACGAGCCGGGTGTCCAGGAGGCTCCGGTCCAGGAGGCCGCTGCCCAGCAGCCGGAGGTCGACGTCCTCGACGTCTTCCTCTCCGGGCCACTCTTCCTCGACATCGTCTTCTCCGGGCTCCCGTCCGTGCCGCGCCCCGGCACGGAGGTGTGGGCCAGCGGCATGGGCTCCCTGCCCGGCGGCATCGCCAACCTCGCGGTCGCCGCCAGCCGGCTCGGCCTGGCGACCGGCCTGGCCACCGGCTTCGGTGACGACGTCTACGCCCGCTGGTGCTGGGAGATCCTCGCCGACGAGGCGATCGACCTGTCCCGCTCGGTCCGGCTGCCCCAGCACACCTCGGTCACCGTCTCCCTCGCCTACGGGGGAGACCGGTCGATGATCACCCACGGCCACCCGCTGACGCTCGGCTACGACGAGCTCATCGGCGACCCGCCCCCCGCGCGCGCCGTCATCATCGACCTCGACGACGAGCGTGCCGAGGAGCGCTGGTGGCGCCGCGCCGCCGCCGCCGGTGCGCGCGTCTTCGCCGACCTCGGCTGGGACCCCACCGAGAAGTGGGACCACAGCAAGCTGTCCGCGCTCGAGGACTGCTACGCGTTCCTGCCCAACGCCGCCGAGGCGATGGCCTACACGCGCACCGACTCGGCGCGCGAGGCTGCCCGCGCCCTCGCCGACCGCGTCCCGCTCGTCGTCGTGACGATGGGGCACGAGGGCGCGATCGCGCTCGACTCCGCGACGGGTGAGGAGTGCCACGTCCCCGCGCTCGACGTCGACGCGGTCGACCCGACGGGGGCCGGCGACGTCTTCCTCGCCGCCTTCGCCCGCGGGTCCCTCCTCGACTGGCCGCTCGCCCAGCGGCTGCGCTTCGCCTCGCTGTGCTCGGGGCTCGCGGTCCAGGCGCTCGGCGGCTCGCTCGCCGCCCCCGGCATCGGTGACCTCCACGACTGGTGGGCCCGCCTGGAGACGGCCCGCGCGGAGGGCGACCCGGCCGCCGCCGCCCTCCACGAGCACTACCGGTTCCTGCCCGACGTCCTGCCGGCCCGGCCCGGTCGCGTCACCCGCCGCGCGGACGCGACCTTCGCGCTGGAGTCCGATCTCTGA
- a CDS encoding DeoR/GlpR family DNA-binding transcription regulator, translating to MLTTTRRDAILAELRDHGEVAVAHLAERFGVSTSTIRRDLDLLSRQGRLQRVRGGGAVEPDARPFELVAGDRTAGRERLGALAARLVADNDVVVLDIGTTVAQVARHLRGRRVTVVTASLAVVDVLRDDPVVELVVLGGVLRRSYLSLVGALPEQALSQITADVAFLGTSGVRDDGAVLDSTSIEVPVKRAIVAASERRVLVADDDKFPGSGLLAAFGPEDVDTLVTSPESSSPGLDVLRSRGTEVITE from the coding sequence GTGTTGACGACGACCCGGCGGGACGCGATCCTCGCCGAGCTGCGCGACCACGGCGAGGTCGCCGTCGCACATCTTGCCGAACGTTTCGGGGTCAGCACCTCGACCATCCGCCGCGACCTCGACCTCCTCAGCCGCCAGGGCCGCCTCCAGCGGGTCCGCGGCGGCGGCGCCGTCGAGCCGGACGCCCGCCCCTTCGAGCTCGTCGCCGGTGACCGCACCGCGGGCCGCGAGCGCCTCGGCGCCCTCGCGGCGCGGCTCGTCGCCGACAACGACGTCGTCGTCCTCGACATCGGCACCACCGTCGCGCAGGTCGCCCGCCACCTGCGCGGGCGGCGGGTCACCGTCGTCACCGCCTCGCTCGCCGTCGTCGACGTCCTGCGCGACGACCCCGTCGTCGAGCTCGTCGTCCTCGGCGGCGTGCTGCGCCGCTCCTACCTCTCCCTCGTCGGCGCCCTGCCCGAGCAGGCGCTCAGCCAGATCACCGCCGACGTCGCCTTCCTCGGCACGAGCGGCGTGCGCGACGACGGCGCCGTCCTCGACTCCACGAGCATCGAGGTGCCGGTCAAGCGCGCGATCGTCGCCGCGTCCGAGCGCCGCGTCCTCGTCGCCGACGACGACAAGTTCCCCGGCTCCGGGCTGCTCGCCGCCTTCGGCCCGGAGGACGTCGACACCCTCGTCACCAGTCCCGAGTCGAGCTCACCCGGGCTCGACGTCCTGAGGTCCCGCGGCACGGAGGTCATCACCGAGTGA
- a CDS encoding 6-phospho-beta-glucosidase: protein MKLTVIGGGGFRVPQIFQALSAGDARLRVEELWLHDVSAERLDVIGRVLEQLAGELPRPPRVHTTTDLDAALRDADFVFSAIRVGGSAGRITDERTALRLGVLGQETVGPGGLAYALRTVPHALRLAERIAAQAPRAWTINFTNPAGILTEAMRTVLGERVVSICDTPIGLMRRAATGVGRDPRTVDFDYVGLNHLGWLRTLVVDGRDVLPELLASDERLDAIEEARLFGFEWVRALGAIPNEYLFYYYLHREAMARLTGDEPTRGEYLDAQQSRFYARAAAAPEHALELWDATRHERESTYMNESRPPQERHGRRAEDVEGGGYQEVALDLMTALATGEAATMILGVGNDARGDGSLLVPQLTPGAVVEVPCAVDRDGVHPRAIAPLDGEMAGLITTVKASEQLVLAALEQGSRELAWRAFANHPLVDSIAVARQLVEDYCAAMPDVAARLH, encoded by the coding sequence GTGAAGCTCACCGTCATCGGGGGAGGCGGTTTCCGCGTCCCCCAGATCTTCCAGGCGCTCTCGGCCGGCGACGCGCGGCTGCGCGTCGAGGAGCTGTGGCTCCACGACGTCTCCGCCGAGCGGCTCGACGTCATCGGCCGCGTCCTGGAGCAGCTGGCCGGCGAGCTCCCCCGACCGCCCCGGGTGCACACGACCACCGACCTCGACGCCGCGCTGCGCGACGCCGACTTCGTCTTCTCCGCGATCCGCGTCGGCGGGTCGGCAGGGCGGATCACCGACGAGCGCACCGCGCTACGCCTCGGCGTGCTCGGGCAGGAGACCGTCGGGCCCGGCGGCCTGGCCTACGCGCTGCGCACCGTGCCCCACGCGCTGCGGCTCGCCGAGCGCATCGCCGCGCAGGCGCCGCGGGCCTGGACGATCAACTTCACCAACCCGGCGGGCATCCTCACCGAGGCGATGCGCACCGTGCTCGGCGAACGTGTCGTGAGCATCTGCGACACCCCCATCGGGCTCATGCGCCGCGCCGCCACCGGCGTCGGGCGCGACCCGCGCACCGTGGACTTCGACTACGTCGGTCTCAACCACCTCGGCTGGCTGCGCACGCTCGTCGTCGACGGACGCGACGTCCTGCCCGAGCTCCTCGCCTCCGACGAGCGGCTCGACGCCATCGAGGAGGCGCGCCTCTTCGGCTTCGAGTGGGTGCGCGCGCTCGGCGCGATCCCCAACGAGTACCTCTTCTACTACTACCTCCACCGCGAGGCGATGGCCCGCCTCACCGGCGACGAGCCCACCCGCGGGGAGTACCTCGACGCCCAGCAGTCCCGCTTCTACGCTCGGGCCGCCGCCGCCCCCGAGCATGCCCTCGAGCTGTGGGACGCCACCCGCCACGAGCGCGAGTCGACGTACATGAACGAGTCGCGCCCGCCGCAGGAGCGCCACGGCCGGCGCGCCGAGGACGTCGAGGGCGGCGGGTACCAGGAGGTCGCGCTCGACCTCATGACCGCGCTGGCCACCGGCGAGGCCGCGACGATGATCCTCGGCGTCGGCAACGACGCGCGCGGCGACGGCAGCCTGCTCGTCCCCCAGCTCACCCCCGGCGCCGTCGTCGAGGTGCCGTGCGCGGTGGACCGCGATGGCGTGCACCCCCGCGCCATCGCCCCGCTCGACGGCGAGATGGCCGGGCTCATCACGACCGTCAAGGCGAGCGAGCAGCTCGTGCTCGCGGCGCTGGAGCAGGGGTCGCGCGAGCTCGCCTGGCGGGCGTTCGCCAACCACCCGCTCGTCGACTCGATCGCCGTCGCCCGGCAGCTGGTCGAGGACTACTGCGCCGCCATGCCCGACGTCGCCGCCCGCCTCCACTGA